The Fervidobacterium sp. sequence AACAAAAAGCCCCCAAAGGGGGCTCATTATTATCCTCACAGTCTTACTTCAAAATTTTCACATTTGCAGCCTGAGGACCTTTTTGACCATTTTGAATGTCGAATTCGACCTTTTCTCCCTCTTTAAGGGTTTTAAAGCCATTCATCTGAATGGCACTGAAGTGCACAAAAACATCTTGTCCGTTCTCTCCAGTTATGAAACCGTATCCTTTTGATGAATCAAACCACTTAACTGTACCTTTCATGCTAACTGCCTCCCAAAAGCTCGTTTTTCTTTTTCGTTGCTTCCCATATGCAACGTGATGATTCATTATACCCCTTTATTTGAAATTGTCAATAGGTAACATTTAAAATAAAATATTGTGCTTTAACATTTAACTGCTTAAGGTCTTACCATTTTTAAACATCAATGTTTATGATATCAAGCGTTTGATTTTACTGAAGGATTTCTTGCTGCGTTTCTAACAAATCTATTTTTCTTATTTTATTGAACAACCATCTTATGTCTTCTCAAGATTTCCGAAAAACCACATTCTTATCATTATACCTTAATATTGTATCTACAATGCATCTTCGCAAACATGTGATGTACTGATTGCAGTATCCAGTTATTCAGTTATATTTNNNNNNNNNNGTTTTTGTTTTTTCAGCTATTCGTATAGGTGTTTTTGAACCATTAACTGGAGCATTCGCAGCTGGAGGTCAACTTACAGTTAGGGGTATCAGACTTGCCAACGAACTATTTCCAACCGCTATGAAGCAAAAAGTAGAACTTGTCATTCTCGATAACAAAACAGACAAGGTAGAAGCAGCGAATGCAGTTACAAGGCTTATACAAGTTTACAACGTAAGTGCTATTATTGGAAGCTATGGTAGCTCTTTGGCAATTCCAGGAAGTGAAGTTGCAAACAGAATGAAGGTTCCCATGGTAGGTTGTTCACCAACCAATCCACTTGTCACAAAAGACAAGGAGTATGTTTTCAGAGTTTGCTTTATCGACCCATTTCAAGGTACTGTTATGGCAAAATTTGCAGTAGAAACACTTAAAGCTAAGACAGCATACATTATTCAAGACATATCTTCTGACTATTCCGTTGGTCTTGCTCATTACTTTAGAAATGCATTTATACAGTTTACCGGTAACTCAAAATCAGTTCTTGGCGTCGCCTCATATCAGGGAGGAGACCAAGATTTCACTGCCCAGCTTACGCTTGCAAAAGCCAAAAATCCCGATGTTCTCTTCATACCAGCTGGTTCATATGGTGATGCTGCGCTTATCATGAAACAAGCAAGAGAGATGGGTATTAAATCTATATTCCTTGGCGGAGATACTTGGGAAGTTCCAGAGATTATAGATGTTGCAGGAGATGCGGCGGAAGGTGCTTACTTTAGCACGCATTTTGACGAAAAGGTTATGACTACTGAAATGACGAAGAAATTTGTTGAAGCATACAGAAAAAAATACAACGAAGAACCGAATGCATTTGCAGCCTTGGGATTCGATGCCTATCTTGTAATTATTGATGCTATCAACAGGTCAAAATCATGGAAACCAGAAGATATAAAGAATGCTTTGGCACTTACGAAAAACTTCCAAGGTGCAACTGGAAACATCACATTTGATGAAAACGGAGATGCGATAAAAGATGCTATCGTGAAGAAGATTGAAAAAGGTGCGTTTAAATTTGTGACAGTTGTTAAACCGTAATTTTTTTAGACAGTTTTATAAAAATAATTAAGGTGGGTGAGAATAATGAAAAGGTGTGTTGTTTTATTGATTCTTTTAGCCAGTATAGTTACGATTTTTGCAGCTAACGAAATAGTAATAGGAGTAACTCAGCCACTTACTGGTAATTATGCCATGGGTGGGCAACTTGGCCTTAGAGGTATTGAAATGGCTTACGAAGAGGTCCCATCTGTACTTGGAAGACCTATAAAACTTGTAACACTTGATAATAAAAGCGACAAAATAGAAGCTGCAAATGTTGTCACAAGGCTTATAGAACAATTTAAAGTTGTTGCTATACTTGGTACATACTCAAGTGCTCTTGGTATACCAGGTGCTGAAATTGCTAACAAAAATAAGGTTGTTTACATAGCTCCTTCAAACACAAATCCTCTTGTTACAAAGGATAAGCCATACGTTTTCAGGGTTTGCTTTATTGATCCATTCCAGGGAACTGTTATGGCAAAGTTTGCAGTCCAAAATCTGAAAGCAAAAACAGCGGCAGTTATTTACGACGTGTCCAATGACTACTCTGTTGGTCTTGCGTATTATTTCAGAGATGCATTTATCAAATTGACAGGAAATTCAAAAGCAATACCTGTTTACATAGCCTATCAAGGTGGAGACCAAGACTTTACAGCGCAGTTGACAGCTGTCAAAAAAGCAAATCCAGATGTTATATTTATCCCTGCAGGTATCGTTGGAGATGCTGCACTAATTGCAAAACAAGCAAGAGAATTAGGACTGAAACAACCATTACTTGGTGGAGATACCTGGGATTTGCCACAGTTAATAGAAATTGGTGGTCCTGCAGTTGAAGGGGCATATTACAGTACAATGTTTGATGTTAAAGCAGAACTTTCCGATAAGACAAAACCGTTTGTTGAAAAATATAGAAAGAAATATAACGAAGATCCGGGATATTTACCTGCTCTTGCTTATGATGCTTACATGGTCTTAATCGACGCAATTAGGAGGGCAAACTCAGATAAACCAGAAGACATAAGAAAGGCTCTTCTGACAACAAACTATGTAGGTGTTTCTGGTAGAATCAGATTTGACCAAAACAGAGATGCTATAAAAGACGCCGTTATTAAGACCATCAAAAATGGAAAATTTGAGTTTGTAACGGTTATAAAAGGCGACTAATTATTGTTTTTTGCGCTACGCCTTTTGGCGTAGCGCATTTATTAAACGATCTTGGGGGTGTTTAGATGGATATTAATCTTTTTATGCAGCATATGGTCAATGCTATATCACTTGGTTTTGTGTTTGGGTTAGTGGCAGTTGGCTACGCTTTGGTTTACGGAGTAGTTAAGTTAGTTAATTTTGCGCATGGTGACGTATTCATGATGGCTGCATATTTTATGTTCTATACTTCTTTGATATTTGGTGCTCCGTGGCTCAGTGCAGTCATTCTTGGTATTGCGTTTACTTCTTTACTTGGTGTGGGTATAGAAAAGGTTGCTTACAAACCTTTAAGAAAATACCCTAGGATAAATTCCCTTGTTTCCTCTATAGGTATGTCATTTTTACTCCAGAATTTCGCAGTTGTCGTTTTTGGCGGTATACAGAGGTCATTTCCTGTACCAGAACCGATGAAGAAAACACTTGTTTTAGGCGAGGTAAGAGTTCAAGCGGTTTCTATTTACACTATTATATTTTCTATTGTTGTTGTGACGCTCCTAACGTTCATTCTACAAAAAACAAAAATAGGTCTTGCCATGCGCATACTTTCCAGAGACTTTGATACAGCAAGATTAATGGGAATAAATGTTAATAGAACAATTTCATTTACATTTGCGCTTGGTTCTGCTTTAGCAGCAGTAAGTGCTGTCTTCTGGGCACTTAGATATCCGCAGATTTTCCCATTTATGGGACAATATCCAGGAAGCCGCGCGTTTATAGCGGCAGTTGTTGGAGGTATAGGAAGTCTTAAAGGTGCACTAATTGGTGGTTTTGTCTTAGGTATGCTAACGGTACTTCTTCCAGCGTTCTTCCCGGAATATTCTGGTTACAGGGAAGCATTCATTTTTGCACTTCTTGTTATTGTGTTAATATTCAAGCCGAATGGTCTTTTTGGTCAAGAGGCAGGTGAAAAAGCGTGAAGCGAACAACACGTGTTTTGCTTAGTGTTTTACTAATCCTGGCTGTTTATGTATTTGTGTTTTTTGCAGAAAGGTTTATGGATCCATTCATAAAAAGAGTCTTAAATACGGGATTTATATATGTTATCTTGGCAGTTAGCTTAAATCTTATAAATGGATTTACAGGTCAATTTTCGCTTGGTCATGCTGGTT is a genomic window containing:
- a CDS encoding branched-chain amino acid ABC transporter permease, with the translated sequence MDINLFMQHMVNAISLGFVFGLVAVGYALVYGVVKLVNFAHGDVFMMAAYFMFYTSLIFGAPWLSAVILGIAFTSLLGVGIEKVAYKPLRKYPRINSLVSSIGMSFLLQNFAVVVFGGIQRSFPVPEPMKKTLVLGEVRVQAVSIYTIIFSIVVVTLLTFILQKTKIGLAMRILSRDFDTARLMGINVNRTISFTFALGSALAAVSAVFWALRYPQIFPFMGQYPGSRAFIAAVVGGIGSLKGALIGGFVLGMLTVLLPAFFPEYSGYREAFIFALLVIVLIFKPNGLFGQEAGEKA
- a CDS encoding ABC transporter substrate-binding protein, which codes for MRIGVFEPLTGAFAAGGQLTVRGIRLANELFPTAMKQKVELVILDNKTDKVEAANAVTRLIQVYNVSAIIGSYGSSLAIPGSEVANRMKVPMVGCSPTNPLVTKDKEYVFRVCFIDPFQGTVMAKFAVETLKAKTAYIIQDISSDYSVGLAHYFRNAFIQFTGNSKSVLGVASYQGGDQDFTAQLTLAKAKNPDVLFIPAGSYGDAALIMKQAREMGIKSIFLGGDTWEVPEIIDVAGDAAEGAYFSTHFDEKVMTTEMTKKFVEAYRKKYNEEPNAFAALGFDAYLVIIDAINRSKSWKPEDIKNALALTKNFQGATGNITFDENGDAIKDAIVKKIEKGAFKFVTVVKP
- a CDS encoding ABC transporter substrate-binding protein; translation: MKRCVVLLILLASIVTIFAANEIVIGVTQPLTGNYAMGGQLGLRGIEMAYEEVPSVLGRPIKLVTLDNKSDKIEAANVVTRLIEQFKVVAILGTYSSALGIPGAEIANKNKVVYIAPSNTNPLVTKDKPYVFRVCFIDPFQGTVMAKFAVQNLKAKTAAVIYDVSNDYSVGLAYYFRDAFIKLTGNSKAIPVYIAYQGGDQDFTAQLTAVKKANPDVIFIPAGIVGDAALIAKQARELGLKQPLLGGDTWDLPQLIEIGGPAVEGAYYSTMFDVKAELSDKTKPFVEKYRKKYNEDPGYLPALAYDAYMVLIDAIRRANSDKPEDIRKALLTTNYVGVSGRIRFDQNRDAIKDAVIKTIKNGKFEFVTVIKGD
- a CDS encoding cold-shock protein, with product MKGTVKWFDSSKGYGFITGENGQDVFVHFSAIQMNGFKTLKEGEKVEFDIQNGQKGPQAANVKILK